A single Lolium perenne isolate Kyuss_39 chromosome 6, Kyuss_2.0, whole genome shotgun sequence DNA region contains:
- the LOC139832591 gene encoding uncharacterized protein: MASSSYIPPINLGLPPREQLTRDNHPLWRSQVLPAIRGAQLVGLLDGTDAAPPEQIEIAPADKTVDTEAKMGPNPAYAAWLSRDQLVLSYLLQSLSREILPHVHRITSAAGVWKAIEEMFAAQSEAKINNLLVSLANTKKLQMTTSEFMSKMQGFADELIAAGHPLTDRQLVSYILAGLGADYNALVAALGVATTPISLSLLFSHLHAYDQRQLMLNGNQQPNFESSANVANRQWRPRSGNYSSGNSNSNLYRGDRGDRGDRVDRRDDRRDYRRDDRQYPSSGRGGGRGPLGGGRGRGRGRRRTTPWVDVTCQICNKEGHPAKDCWSRYSEDDDYGDKEIHAAYGVDTNWYQDSGATHHITSELNNLTVRDSYKGSDRVNTANGQGRFSGRIHLGIAPIRASFFVRSARILLDCPVTRSRFVRTRSRFCLASTRPVSWIFCGSLLLSFSHVVSCIRRRRSCRRFACPDRIGGCRVTCQWRQLLQRCRINCEPANLQAALDDPNWRGAMDEEFDALMKNKTWKLVPPRDGKNVIDCRWVYKIKRKSDGSIDRYKARLVANGFKQQYGIDYEDTFSPVVKIATVRLVLALAVSKGWSLRQLDVKNAFWKRKST, encoded by the exons ATGGCGTCCTCCTCCTACATCCCGCCGATCAATCTCGGCCTACCTCCACGTGAACAGCTCACCCGCGACAATCATCCGCTATGGCGCTCCCAGGTCCTTCCTGCTATTCGGGGCGCCCAGCTTGTCGGCCTCCTCGATGGTACTGACGCTGCCCCGCCGGAGCAGATTGAGATCGCTCCCGCCGATAAAACTGTCGACACCGAAGCCAAGATGGGACCTAATCCGGCGTATGCCGCCTGGCTGTCCCGCGATCAGCTCGTTCTCTCGTACCTTCTGCAGTCTCTCTCGCGCGAAATTTTGCCGCACGTCCACCGGATCACCAGCGCTGCGGGAGTTTGGAAGGCAATCGAAGAGATGTTCGCTGCCCAGAGCGAGGCCAAGATCAACAACCTTCTGGTCTCCCTCGCCAATACAAAGAAATTGCAGATGACGACTTCCGAGTTCATGTCGAAGATGCAGGGATTTGCTGATGAATTAATCGCTGCTGGTCATCCTCTCACCGATCGCCAGCTAGTTTCCTATATTCTCGCCGGTCTTGGCGCCGACTATAATGCTCTGGTGGCCGCTCTTGGCGTGGCCACGACGCCTATCTCGCTGAGCCTGCTCTTCTCGCATCTTCATGCCTATGATCAGCGCCAGCTCATGCTCAATGGGAACCAGCAGCCTAACTTCGAGAGCTCTGCCAATGTTGCCAATCGCCAATGGCGCCCCCGCTCCGGCAACTACTCCTCTGGCAACTCCAACTCCAACCTCTACCGCGGTGACCGCGGTGACCGTGGCGACCGTGTCGATCGCCGAGATGACCGCCGCGACTATCGGCGTGATGACCGCCAGTATCCCTCTTCTGGCCGAGGCGGAGGCCGTGGACCCCTAGGAGGGGGGCGAGGCCGTGGTCGTGGACGACGTCGCACCACTCCCTGGGTTGATGTCACCTGCCAAATCTGCAATAAGGAGGGCCATCCTGCTAAAGACTGCTGGTCCCGCTACTCCGAGGATGATGACTATGGTGACAAGGAGATTCATGCCGCCTATGGTGTCGACACAAATTGGTACCAGGATTCGGGTGCTACTCATCACATCACGAGTGAACTCAACAACTTGACGGTCAGGGACTCCTACAAGGGTTCGGACAGGGTTAACACCGCCAATGGGCAAG GCAGATTTTCTGGACGAATCCACCTCGGGATCGCGCCGATCCGCGCCAGCTTCTTCGTCAGGAGTGCCAGGATCCTCCTCGACTGTCCCGTCACGCGGTCCCGCTTCGTCCGCACGCGCTCGCGGTTCTGCCTCGCCAGCACGCGCCCCGTCTCCTGGATCTTCTGCGGCTCGCTCCTCCTCTCCTTCAGCCACGTCGTCAGCTGCATCCGGCGCAGAAGATCCTGCCGCAGATTCGCCTGCCCCGATAGAATCGGAGGCTGCAGGGTCACCTGCCAGTGGAGGCAGCTCCTCCAGCGATGCCGGATCAATT GTGAACCTGCCAACCTGCAAGCTGCTCTTGATGATCCGAATTGGAGAGGAGCCATGGATGAAGAATttgatgctctcatgaaaaataaAACCTGGAAACTAGTGCCGCCAAGGGACGGTAAAAATGTCATTGACTGCCGATGGGTGTATAAAATAAAGCGCAAGTCAGATGGATCTATTGACAGGTACAAGGCTAGGCTTGTTGCCAATGGTTTTAAACAACAATATGggattgattatgaagatactttTAGTCCTGTTGTCAAAATTGCTACTGTGCGTCTTGTTTTGGCCTTGGCTGTTTCCAAGGGATGGAGCTTGCGACAGCTCGATGTCAAGAACGCGTTCTGGAAGAGGAAGTCTACATGA